Within the Eucalyptus grandis isolate ANBG69807.140 chromosome 1, ASM1654582v1, whole genome shotgun sequence genome, the region TGTTGATTGTACAGAACGGCAAAAAAAGTAAAGTCATATTGGTAGCAATGATGCCCCcccccccttctttttttcgttgATATAATATTCCATGCATTGATATATTATACTCCGGTCGCCTAAATGAAATGCCTCACGTCTCTTCTACTGGACTATACATCCTTGTTCCTTTCCACGTGTCGATGACCGCAACTTCCAACAACCTCTCTGCGACCCACAATTCCAAACTTGGCGGCCAGCAAACTAAAGTTTaagatcattttcaagaaaccaTGCGTTCCCTTAGGAGCTAAGAAACCCTAAGtgtatctttctttttcatcaagGACTGCGGTGAAGACGAGGGACTCCAAGATGTTTTTACTTGTGACCTCATGATATGGTGCATAAATCTATTCTGCTTCAATACTTAGCGAAATTCCTGTTGGTAGCTGTATATGCGACTTGCATTCGATTTGATCCGTGGACTGATGCTCATTTGTGTGTGCAAGTTTCGACTGGTTAATACTAAGTAAAGGAAGCCACCGAACAGGCTTGTAGACCTGTATATTAAGCAGTGTAGTTGGGTTGGGATCTACATATAGTACAGCAGAAATGCGTCCACTTTGTTGTTGGTCCAAGGTGAACTTATGGCAAACAATGAAGTCTAATTGAGTATATTAAACGATCAAATCTATTTTGTTTCTCCTTCTTGGCCTTGCCTTTCACTGTTCCTCGTCAATGGTGGCGCGAAGATTCCTCTTGGCGGCATTAGACTAAACACGGCAGTCGTTTTCAAGAACGCATCTCATTTTGATTTATATACGAGAGATCCCAACTCGAGTACACTGCTCAAAACACCAAAGCGAGATCATGGCTAAGTTAAAGATCATTGTCTCTGCGACGAGCCCCTACTGCACAAGAATCGAGTGGGCTCTAAAACTGAAGGGCCTCGAGTACGAGCTCACTGTTGAAGACTGGTTCAAGGCGAAGACCGAATTGCTTTTGAAGTCGAACCCGGTGCACAAGAAGGTCCCCGTGCTGTTGGACGATGGGGTCGTGATTGCGGAGTCCAAAGTGATTCTGGAGTACATCGATGAGAAGTGGAAGGGAGGTGAGTTTTATCCGTTGTTGCCTCAAGACCCTTATGAGAGAGCTCAAGCTCGTTTCTGGGCTCAGTTTGCTGATGACAAGGTGACTCTTGACTTTTTCCCCCAAATTTGGCTTTTCGTCTGTGTCTGTTGTTTTGTTCACGTTACGAGGAGTATGAGTTTTCTGTTGAATGATGTTCACTTCTTTGCCCCCAAAGTTGATTATTAGCAGGCTGAAAATGAATTGCCGTGCCGATGATTGGAATCTAGTTCAAGCTTGGTGCTGAATTGGCTCCGACTTTCCGTTAGATACTTCAATTCATCGTTCACTAGAAAAGCACAAAATCCATGCGAAAAGATTCTTCAAGTCAAGAAGTGCATGTTGTTCTGTTTAAGCAAAGTTCCAATTGCCCTGTGAGTTTATTCTGTGGATGCTTATCTTGCGTATTCACACTTGCTGGAtgcatcagagagagagagagagagagaacaataTGAAGTAGAGCCATATTAACGTAACGGCGTGATGTTGGAGCGGCATGTATGAAGTAGAGCCATATTAACGTAGCGGCGTGATGTTGGAGCGGCATGTTAGCTTCCCTTGAATCCCCAGATTCCATCTATGGATACACAACACATATCAAGCTAAATGCCAGCTCCTGAATGGCAATCTAATGGCAGAATCAATACCATTGAATATGGACGAAGCTCTTTGTAATTAGGATTTCTTGTTTATATATGCTGGGACAACCAAAAATGCTATCTTACAAGGTTTTCTGATGAAACCGTGTCTGCAACTGAGAAAATTCCATTGAAAAGAACGAAACCTTAAATTCAATCGATGTAGAAAGTCGACCGTAGAGGTTGGCTTTGCCAAGGGGATGCCCACCCATATACCAAAAGAGTCAATGTTACTAAATCCTCTCGACAGTTGGAGATCTTCTTGTCTGTATTATAGGTCGGATTTTCTTCTGGCACCCATATATATAATTCACATTCTTCAGAAACGCAGGACTTTGTATCAGCATGTTTGTGGCTACAGCAGAATAAGTTTCCCATTCGAGTCAAATAATTCCTCCTGATGACAAACTTGCTTATGCATGTCACTGTGAACAGTGTATCTTCGGTGCTTTTCAAGCTCGTCTGGCCGAAGATGCggaggaaaaggagaaagcaGTGGAGACTACATTAGAGTCTTTCACTTATCTTGAGAAGCAGATTGAAGGCAAGAAGTTTTTTGCGGGAGACAAGATGGGCTATTTGGATCTTGTGGCTGGTTGGATCCCGCATTGGCTCAGCGTCTTGGAAGAAACTGGGGGCATGAAGATATTTGATGCCGAGAGGTTCCCATCCCTTCATGAGTGGGCACAAAACTTCACCGAAATTCCGCTGATTAAGGAATGTCTTCCACCTAGAGATGTGGTGGTTGACCATTATATTCGTTTGCCTGAGGTCCGTGCGCTCCTTAAACCGAACAAGCCATAGAATAAACCCCTCGTTTAGATTGAGGAATGCgttgtttgtgtttttctccCCTGGTTTCCTCTGTTATATTTGTAACCTTCTGATATGGTGCGATAATATACTTACAATCATCTTTCTCTTGGGAGATTGTAAGTAAATTCAATATTATTCCTAGGATCACCGTTCCTTGTGTAAGCTTCCAGTGATTGAATGGGTTTGAATTAAATATAGGCCCCTAGGCAATGACATCTAACTCTGGATAAGGAGTTCATCAAGCAAGGAGCTTTACCTTGGGAATGCACTACCTCTCCCTGCTTCTGACGGTCTAACATTAAAGCCATGGCTTCAACCTGGTTTCATAAGATTGGTAACTTCATTTTGTGCAGATGTATCACTAT harbors:
- the LOC104425388 gene encoding glutathione transferase GST 23, giving the protein MAKLKIIVSATSPYCTRIEWALKLKGLEYELTVEDWFKAKTELLLKSNPVHKKVPVLLDDGVVIAESKVILEYIDEKWKGGEFYPLLPQDPYERAQARFWAQFADDKCIFGAFQARLAEDAEEKEKAVETTLESFTYLEKQIEGKKFFAGDKMGYLDLVAGWIPHWLSVLEETGGMKIFDAERFPSLHEWAQNFTEIPLIKECLPPRDVVVDHYIRLPEVRALLKPNKP